From a single Scomber japonicus isolate fScoJap1 chromosome 12, fScoJap1.pri, whole genome shotgun sequence genomic region:
- the homeza gene encoding homeobox and leucine zipper encoding a, whose amino-acid sequence MSQMATYSEPNGRTGLLLSMKEAYKGKITKMESEGKQEAKRSVKDLRHSASPAESNPSGVASFTTNHNSVVCLPLVSEGLKLVWTQSDQTRELDAIPELVQAFNLFPYPSSREVNALARVCALPLDKVKVWFMVQRIKYGISWSSEEIEETRRKLSVPELYDDSTETNEEAKIDSKSSSCDEMISEDKDNDIEGALSSLSPQKKKPKCESPDSYKPAKPTSKCFSSTLPPPQDSYFYRPPVDTPASTAADVSLDLSESSSRQHRHGRYKKSKAQLAALRKSFLRENWPAEVELRRLQEETGLSRNDIRKWFSDSRYQLRVGRGSLAAAQNYSHLTAVGGKQDQQIQPLPLVTQNPRQLNGVKGQEVGRSNGIRNSHFFQTFLSNSLEAFGEKIIEADGYEVTEELSGDGDSLKDEEQSEEKPLQLTKSCKTEPDVPQESSDISKSSPYSSPSGSPPLTASPNKQLSNSISTSKRSAHSAKASPSQPPLHVSRASSSTSPALTPAGRPRKTKEQLDVLKQHFLRCQWPKSEDYTELVKLTGLPRADVIQWFGDTRYAVKNGQLRWVKGVRDQFLAELAAQQSSSGLSNGSGSGTSTRVGGRKRKSQTNGTSTDTPNIQPLVSYYLSTGSLHEKDLDTLCKKSKMSYQQVRDWFAAQDVGETDQEPLVTD is encoded by the coding sequence ATGTCCCAGATGGCAACCTACAGTGAACCTAATGGAAGAACTGGACTACTTCTGAGCATGAAGGAGGCTTACAAAGGCAAAATAACAAAGATGGAAAGTGAAGGAAAGCAAGAAGCTAAACGCTCTGTCAAGGATTTGCGCCACTCTGCCAGCCCAGCCGAAAGCAACCCAAGTGGTGTGGCTAGTTTCACAACTAACCACAACTCTGTCGTGTGCCTGCCCCTAGTGTCAGAGGGACTGAAATTGGTATGGACACAGTCTGATCAGACCCGAGAACTTGACGCCATCCCAGAGCTGGTCCaagcttttaatttatttccatACCCATCGTCTCGTGAAGTTAACGCCCTAGCCCGGGTATGTGCCCTGCCACTGGACAAAGTTAAGGTGTGGTTTATGGTTCAGAGAATTAAATATGGCATCAGCTGGTCCTCAGAAGAGATAGAGGAGACACGGCGGAAACTGTCTGTGCCTGAGCTTTATGATGACTCTACTGAAACAAATGAAGAAGCCAAAATTGATAGCAAGAGCAGCAGCTGTGATGAAATGATAAGTGAAGATAAGGATAATGACATAGAGGGTGCTCTTTCCAGCCTCAGCCCCCagaaaaagaaaccaaagtGTGAATCACCAGATTCCTATAAACCAGCCAAACCCACTTCCAAGTGTTTCAGTTccaccctcccacctcctcaGGATTCATACTTCTACCGCCCACCAGTGGACACACCAGCAAGTACTGCAGCTGATGTCTCCCTTGACCTTTCCGAATCATCTTCACGACAACACCGTCATGGACGTTACAAAAAGTCTAAAGCTCAGCTTGCTGCCCTTCGCAAGAGCTTTCTGAGAGAGAACTGGCCTGCAGAGGTAGAGCTTAGACGTTTGCAGGAAGAAACTGGGTTGAGCCGCAATGACATCCGTAAATGGTTCAGCGACAGCCGTTACCAGCTTAGGGTTGGTCGAGGAAGCCTGGCAGCAGCCCAGAACTATTCTCACCTTACTGCTGTTGGGGGTAAACAAGATCAACAAATCCAACCTCTTCCCCTTGTTACTCAGAATCCTCGTCAACTAAATGGTGTGAAGGGCCAGGAGGTAGGTCGTAGTAATGGGATTAGAAATTCACATTTCTTTCAGACCTTCTTGTCAAACAGCCTGGAGGCATTTGGGGAAAAGATCATTGAGGCAGATGGGTATGAAGTGACAGAGGAGCTTTCTGGTGATGGGGACAGTCTTAAAGATGAGGAACAGAGCGAAGAAAAACCTTTACAATTGACCAAGAGCTGCAAGACTGAGCCAGATGTTCCACAGGAATCATCAGATATATCAAAATCCTCTCCCTACTCTTCCCCCTCTGGCAGCCCACCACTCACAGCCTCACCTAATAAACAACTTTCAAACAGTATCAGCACATCAAAGAGGTCAGCCCATTCAGCCAAAGCCAGTCCCTCACAACCACCCTTGCATGTCTCAAGGGCCTCCTCATCTACATCCCCTGCCCTCACTCCTGCTGGGCGACCAAGAAAGACCAAGGAGCAGTTGGATGTGTTAAAGCAGCACTTCTTACGCTGCCAGTGGCCCAAGAGTGAAGACTACACAGAACTTGTTAAGCTTACAGGTTTACCACGTGCCGATGTTATTCAGTGGTTTGGGGACACGCGGTATGCTGTTAAAAATGGTCAACTACGCTGGGTTAAGGGTGTCCGCGACCAGTTCTTGGCAGAACTTGCTGCCCAGCAAAGTAGCAGTGGCTTAAGTAATGGAAGTGGCTCTGGCACATCTACTCGGGTCGGGGGTCGCAAGCGAAAATCTCAAACAAATGGAACAAGTACAGATACCCCAAACATCCAACCATTGGTATCGTATTACCTTTCAACAGGCTCACTACATGAAAAAGACCTTGACACTCTATGCAAGAAATCAAAAATGAGCTACCAGCAAGTTCGAGATTGGTTTGCAGCTCAGGATGTTGGGGAGACTGACCAAGAACCTCTTGTTACTGATTAA
- the dhrs1 gene encoding dehydrogenase/reductase SDR family member 1, producing the protein MSLSGWVCVVTGASRGIGRGIALQLSEAGATVYITGRQEKTLKQTAAQVKERGGSCVPIICDSTKDEDIKELFEQIKREQNGRLDILVNNAYAGVQAIFENMGKKFWETDPSMWDTINNTGLRGHYYFSVYASRMMVAQGRGLIVTISSMGGLRYLFNVPYGVGKAACDRLAADMAVELKSRGVASVSLWPGAVQTELVSQFVLEDTPQSVNSKFRDVFANGETTELSGKCIVNLAKDKSLMSLTGKTILTCDLSRRYGIQDVDGRSVVDYTSLKFLLTQVPYLSWLSVIVPSFLRLPRFVLTLANNRF; encoded by the exons ATGTCCCTGTCTGGCTGGGTTTGTGTGGTAACGGGTGCCTCCAGAGGTATTGGCAGGGGAATAGCCCTCCAGCTGTCTGAGGCAGGAGCCACCGTCTACATCACTGGACGCCAGGAGAAGACTCTGAAACAAACTGCTGCACAG GTCAAGGAGAGGGGTGGAAGCTGTGTGCCAATTATTTGTGATTCTACAAAAGATGAAGACATTAAAGAACTGTTTGAACAAATCAAACGTGAGCAGAATGGCAGGCTGGATATCCTGGTTAACAATGCCTACGCTGGCGTTCAG GCTATCTTTGAGAATATGGGCAAGAAGTTCTGGGAAACAGATCCATCTATGTGGGATACCATAAACAACACAGGCCTCAG GGGCCACTATTATTTCTCAGTTTATGCATCCCGGATGATGGTGGCTCAAGGCCGGGGTTTGATAGTCACTATTTCATCAATGGGAGGGCTGCGCTATCTCTTCAATGTGCCATACGGTGTTGGTAAAGCTGCA TGTGACAGGCTGGCAGCAGACATGGCTGTGGAACTGAAAAGTAGGGGAGTGGCTTCTGTCAGCCTGTGGCCAGGAGCAGTGCAGACAGAGTTGGTATCTCAGTTTGTACTGGAGGATACACCACAGAGTGTAAATTCTAAG TTTAGAGATGTATTTGCCAATGGAGAAACCACAGAACTGAGCGGGAAGTGCATCGTCAACCTTGCAAAAG ATAAAAGTCTGATGTCGCTGACCGGGAAAACTATACTGACTTGTGACCTGTCAAGGCGCTATGGGATTCAAGATGTTGATG GGCGAAGTGTAGTTGACTACACCTCTCTAAAATTCCTGTTGACCCAGGTCCCATATCTCTCCTGGCTCTCAGTTATTGTCCCTTCATTTCTGCGACTGCCACGCTTTGTGCTCACCTTGGCAAATAACCGCTTCTAA
- the LOC128369566 gene encoding RING finger protein 212B-like: MASDQKFWKPGLKMDWFHCNKCLTTRGSKFAVSSCGHIFCEACIKSKQCSVCGASCSYLPITDEMKPQEKVFFQEPVKLIQSRLEHISQIALFQRTQMELVTAHFKRKSVELERHLKEVTEQSYRQHSELKRENAHLKKKLAELQRETTELKKPLSQRRVSPAQFQNDGNQRISLPIAVTSPVTPRSRPMSHIGSAESQGWTRDRGPSLSSLTTPGSATSLSSHSSLHEHGHRTPSSFSTPTSL; the protein is encoded by the exons ATTTTGGAAACCAGGACTAAAAATGGACTGGTTCCATTGTAACAAGTGCTTAACGACGAGAGGATCGAAGTTTGCTGTGTCCAGCTGTGGCCACATCTTCTGTGAAGCATGCATTAAATCGA AGCAGTGCAGTGTATGTGGAGCCAGCTGCAGTTATTTGCCCATCACAGATGAG ATGAAGCCGcaagaaaaagtgtttttccaaGAGCCTGTGAAGCTCATCCAATCACGACTAGAGCACATATCACAG ATTGCACTTTTCCAGCGAACACAGATGGAGCTAGTCACAGCACACTTCAAGCGTAAGTCTGTTGAACTCGAAAGGCATCTAAAGGAAGTCACAGAGCAGAGTTACAG GCAACACTCAGAGCTGAAAAGAGAGAATGCTCacttaaaaaagaaacttgCAGAGCTGCAAAGAGAGACCACGGAATTAAAAAAGCCTCTTTCACAGAGGAGG GTTTCACCAGCACAATTTCAAAACGATGG TAATCAAAGGATTTCACTACCTATCGCTGTCACTTCCCCAG TTACCCCTCGTTCAAGACCTATGAG TCACATAGGCTCAGCAGAGTCCCAGGGATGGACCAGAGACAGAGGTCCCAGTCTCTCCTCACTCACA ACTCCTGGATCAGCAACCTCTCTCTCCAGCCATAGTTCTCTTCATGAACATGGACACA GAACACCTTCTTCCTTCAGCACTCCTACAAG TTTATGA